One Salvelinus sp. IW2-2015 unplaced genomic scaffold, ASM291031v2 Un_scaffold1222, whole genome shotgun sequence DNA window includes the following coding sequences:
- the LOC112070116 gene encoding dual specificity protein phosphatase 13A, which yields MAALKTKKEPRKEYLSVKDLEKILDSCTLRLTQINEVWPNIFIGNVAIAQNRSSLQKLGVTHVLNAAHSKRGSIGDHRFYGNSFVYYGIPAEDSTHFDLDVYFKPAADFIHKALKQPDGKILVHCIMGMSRSSTLVLAYLMLYCHIPLHCALQKVIQKRAIYPNRNFLALLLDLDLQLKRKQKTWKTCLIL from the exons ATGGCAGCCCTGAAGACCAAAAAAGAACCCAGGAAAGAGTACCTATCTGTGAAGGACTTGGAAAAGATTTTGGATTCTTGCACGCTGCGGTTGACCCAGATAAATGAGGTTTGGCCGAACATATTCATAGGAAATGT GGCAATAGCCCAAAACAGGAGTTCCTTGCAGAAGTTAGGCGTCACTCATGTTTTAAACGCTGCTCATTCCAAGCGAGGCAGCATAGGGGATCACAGATTTTATGGCAACAGCTTTGTTTATTATGGTATTCCAGCAGAGGACTCGACTCACTTTGATCTGGATGTGTACTTCAAGCCCGCAGCTGATTTCATTCACAAAGCATTGAAACAACCAGATG ggaaGATTCTCGTCCATTGCATTATGGGTATGAGCAGATCGTCTACCTTGGTGTTGGCGTACCTCATGTTGTATTGTCACATCCCCCTCCATTGTGCTCTTCAGAAAgtcatccagaaaagagccatttaCCCTAACAGGAACTTCCTGGCTCTGCTGCTGGACCTAGATCTTCAGCTGaagagaaaacagaaaacatgGAAAACCTGTCTGATTCTGTAG